GGGTGCGCGAGTTGCTGCCGCTTTTTCAGAATGCCTCGAGCGGTATTCCCGGAACCATCGTGGTCATCAATCAGCGCAGCCTCTTCTCGCGGGGATTCGACGAGGGACGCAACATCGACATCGAGATCACCGGACCCGACCTGGTGCGCCTCATCGAACTGGGGGGCGAAGTCTTCGGCAAGATCCGCCAGTTGATGCCGGAAGCTCAAGGACGCCCCATTCCCAGCCTCGACTTGGGCAATCCCGAGGTACGGGTCATCACCGACCGCAAGCGCGCCGCTGAAGTCGGCATCAGCAACCGCGAGCTGGGCTTCGCCGTGTCGGCGCTGGTGGACGGCGCCAAGGCCAGCGAGTACCAGTACGAGGGACGGGAGATCGACCTGCGCGTCCGCGCCCAGCGCAACGGCGCCCACCGCACCCACCTGCTGGAGCAGATGCCCATCGCCACGCCCCGCGGCGAGCTGGTGACGCTCTCTTCGGTGGCTGAAGTGATTCAGGAAAACGGACCCGTGTCCATCAATCACCGCGAACGCCAGCGGGCCATCACCATCCGCGTCACCCCCGAAGAGCAGCGTCCGCTGGAAGAGGCCATGGACCTGATCCAGGACGAGATCATCGCTCCCATGCGCGAGCAGGGCCGGCTCAGCGGCCTCTACAGCGCCAGCCTGACCGGAACCGCCGACAAACTGGCCGAAACGGCTTCCACCCTGCAGTGGAACTTCCTGCTGGCGCTGGTCATCACCTACCTGCTCATGGCGGCCCTTTTCGAGAGCTTCCTCTATCCTTTCGTGATTATGTTCTCGGTGCCGCTGGCGGCCCTGGGAGGGTTTCTGGGCCTGGCCGCCGTCAACGCCTTCATCGAGTATCAGGCGCTGGACGTGCTCACCATGCTGGGCTTCATCATCCTGGTGGGGACGGTGGTCAACAACGCCATCCTCATCGTCCACCAGTCGCTCAACCACATGCGCGAAGAGGCCATGGAGCAGCAGAAGGCCATCGTCACCAGCGTGCGCAGCCGCATCCGCCCCATCTTCATGAGCGTCTCTACAAGCGTCTTCGGAATGCTGCCGCTGGTGCTCTACCCCGGCTCCGGCTCCGAACTCTACCGCGGGCTGGGCAGCGTAGTGGTGGGCGGACTCATCTTCTCCACCGTCTTCACCCTCTTCCTGGTCCCCGCCCTGCTCAGCCTGACCCTGCAAATCCGCAACACCCTGGCCCGCGCCGTCCCCCTGCTCTCCCCCGAGCAAGCCGATGAGTCCGCCGCCTAAGGTAAACATCAAGTGCTCAAGAAACTATGATGGATACTGGCTTGGCTGAGAACTCGACAGCTTCTGAAAGCGTGGAATAACGCGACAGGATAGCTCAAAACTTCTAACGCACTGTACTCGCCTTCATCGTCCAACTCCAGCACGCAAGTCCACGGCTCGTGCCGCAAAGGCGGAAAAACAGAAGGTCTTTTCGAGTGCGCGGGCGGCGTGTTAGACTTTTCGCATAATGAAACGATTAGTCGTCCTCACAGGGCTGTTGGCGCTTTGCGCCGGTTCGTTGTTGGCGCAGAAAATCCGTCGGGATTGGAATCGGGATCTCGATTTTCAGCAGTTCGAGACCTACGTCTGGATGGAGGACATCAAGCTCCCCGCTTCGCCCCAGCGCGATCCCCAGGAGATCGACCGCCTGATCCGGTCGGCGATCGAAAGGGAGCTGCAGCATCATGGCCTGCGTAAGGCCGATTCGCCCGATCAAGCCGACCTGAAATTGAAATACTTCGCGTTCGCCCGCGCCCAGATGGAGACGCAGGAAGTCGACAACAAGGCGGGCACGGGTCCCAACCGCCTTCCCTACGGCCATTGGCGACCCTTCGGCTCCACACGCATCGATTCGCAGTTGCGCCGTCAGGGCACTTTGATCGTCGACATCGTCGATCCTTCCAACAACCAGATGGTTTGGAGAGGCACCGTGGAAGGGAGCTTCAAGGACGGCGACGAACTCGACAAGAAGGTGCCCAAACACGTGAAGAAACTCTTCAAGGGCTTCCCCCGCAAGAATTGAGGGCAGCGTGGTAGACTTCCAGCGATGGCCAACGTCTACCTGACTCGGCGGGCCGTTTTCGCAGCGTCTCACCGGCTCCACAGCTCACAGCTTTCACAGGAAGAGAACCGCCGGCTCTTCGGCAAATGCAACCATCCCAACGGACATGGGCACAACTACGTCATCGAGGTCACCGTCAAGGGCGCAGTCGATCCCGACACCGGAATCGTCT
This genomic stretch from Acidobacteriota bacterium harbors:
- a CDS encoding DUF4136 domain-containing protein yields the protein MKRLVVLTGLLALCAGSLLAQKIRRDWNRDLDFQQFETYVWMEDIKLPASPQRDPQEIDRLIRSAIERELQHHGLRKADSPDQADLKLKYFAFARAQMETQEVDNKAGTGPNRLPYGHWRPFGSTRIDSQLRRQGTLIVDIVDPSNNQMVWRGTVEGSFKDGDELDKKVPKHVKKLFKGFPRKN